From Mytilus galloprovincialis chromosome 9, xbMytGall1.hap1.1, whole genome shotgun sequence, the proteins below share one genomic window:
- the LOC143044965 gene encoding uncharacterized protein LOC143044965, whose protein sequence is MDEKSYKCHICGLGFKQSGNLYSHKRTHTGEKPYKCDVCDKGFSQRSNLQRHVKTHSDDKPYTCDECGKQFIQSVHLEVHMRLHSGEKPYQCEVCSKGFCRNGDLTIHMRTHGTEKARRIMCEICGKECSRKDVLQKHMRTHTGEKPFMCVVCGKEFNQRGNLKAHMSQHTGEKPYACAICGKSYYLNCILTKHMKKHSDEKPYECDVCGKGFKENWNLQKHVKIHTDEPVEKHVEIHAEEPIETLVKMHTDEPVEKHISEMHMIAPQ, encoded by the coding sequence atgGATGAGAAATCCTATAAATGTCATATATGTGGGTTAGGGTTCAAACAGAGTGGAAATTTATATTCACACAAAAGAACACATACTGGcgaaaaaccttacaaatgtgatGTCTGTGATAAAGGTTTTAGTCAGCGGAGTAATCTTCAGAGACACGTAAAAACACATAGTGACGACAAGCCTTATACGTGTGATGAATGTGGTAAACAATTTATTCAAAGTGTCCATTTAGAAGTTCATATGAGACTACATTCGGGTGAAAAACCTTATCAATGTGAAGTTTGTAGCAAAGGATTTTGTCGAAATGGCGACTTGACGATACACATGAGAACACACGGTACAGAAAAAGCACGGAGAATCATGTGTGAAATTTGCGGGAAAGAATGCAGTCGAAAAGACGTCCTACAGAAACATATGAGAACACATACGGGTGAAAAACCATTCATGTGTGTAGTATGCGGTAAAGAATTCAATCAGCGTGGAAACTTGAAAGCTCACATGAGTCAACATACCGGTGAGAAACCGTATGCGTGTGCAATATGCGGTAAAAGCTATTATCTGAATTGCATCTTgacaaaacatatgaaaaaacaCAGCGACGAAAAACCTTACGAGTGTGACGTATGTGGTAAAGGCTTTAAGGAGAACTGGAATCTACAGAAACATGTTAAAATACATACTGATGAACCGGTAGAAAAACATGTTGAAATACATGCCGAGGAACCAATAGAAACACTGGTTAAAATGCATACTGATGAACCGGTAGAAAAACACATCAGCGAAATGCACATGATTGCTCCTCAGTAG